GCCCTTGCACGGCCGGGCTCAGTACGGAGTTGCCCACCGGCGAGGTGGCCGGAGTACGGAATTCCTCCCGGACCTTCGCGTAGTGCTCGTACTCGACCGCCGCGGCGGTGGTTATCAGAGACGTCGCGCCCAGAGCCATGGTGCGCAGTTGTTCGGTGTTGAGGCGCTGCCCGACATCGGCGAGATCCGGACGGTCGTGCGCATGGCGCAGCGTCTCGTCGAGAATCCGCTCGAAATCGGCGCGATCCTCGTTCAGCAGATGCGGAGCGCTGTTCATGTGCGTCCCCCGATGCTCCGTAGGGCCGGATTGTCCGTACAGAACGGACGATTGGCGAAAACGGAGGAGAGCCTGCTACGGATGAGCCGATGGTAGAGCGATTAAGGCACGGGGTGACAGGGGGTTTACCGAAAACACCTGCCCCCACTCTGCTCAGTTATGCAGTGGGAGCCGTACGACCAGAAGCTTTCCGGCCATGGTCACTCCGCCGTCCATGGCGATGGCGAGCCCGTCCGCGTAGACATGCGGCCCGTCGACCACGGGTCCCGAATTCTCCTCGTCGTCCGACGCGTCCTCGGTGCCGACTTCGCCGAGCAGATACGGAATCGGGCTGTGGCCGTGGACAATCCGCTGCCCGCCGTACGCGGCCATCAGCTCCCTGGCCGCTTCCGAACCGCCGTTGTCGCGGAACGCGAAACGCTTGGTGAGCTTGCGGAAGATGTCCCAGCACTCGTCCGCGTCGTTGCGGGTGAGGATGGCGCGGACGTTGTCGTTGACGTCCTCGATGCTGTCGCCGTAGTCGAGATACGCGGTCGTGTCGGAGTGCATCAGCAGATGCCCGTCCTCCTCCACGAGGGCGTCGAGCCGGGACATCCACTGGAGATGGACGTCCTGGAGGCGCTCCATGTCCGTCTTCTGCCCGCCGTTGAGCAGCCAGGCGGCCTGGAAGGTGGCGGTGCCGGCACCGGAGTTGACCGGGGTGTCGCCGAAGCGGCGGGCGCCGAGCAGCAGCAGTTCGTGATTGCCCATCAGGGCCTTGCAGTAGCCGCCGGCGGCGGCGGCCTCGGCGGAGAGCCGCATGACGAGGTCGATGACACCGACGCCGTCGGGGCCCCGGTCGGTGAAGTCGCCGAGGAACCACAGGCGGGTGTTGCCCGCGGCCCAGCTGCCCTCACCGTCGATGAGGCCCTGTTCGGCGAGGGCGGCGACGAGTTCGTCGAGATAGCCGTGGACGTCGCCGACGACGAAGAGCGGGCCGAGGCCGTCCGCGGTGCCGGGGCTCGGGACGGGGGCGACGGTCACCTGCACGGTGTCACCGCGCTTGATCACCGGGAGGTCGCGCTCGGTGGGCGTGTAGCCCTCGGGGACCTCGTCGCGGGGGACGGCGTTGCCGGGATGGTCGGTGGGGGTGACGTCGGCGGCGGGCGCGGCGGGGGTCACGGCGGCCGTGACGGGGGGTGTGACGGCCTGGGAGGGGATCGCGGGGCCCGCGTACGCGTGGCTGCGCGGATCGGGGCGTGACGGGGCGTCAGAAACCCCCGTGGCCACCGGCGTCGGCCCGGGGGCGGACTCCGCCGCCTCGGGCGTCGGGAACGTGACGCCCCGCGGGTCCGTACGCGGCGCGATACCGAGTCCCGCCGGAGCGCCCGGCGGCGTGGCGGCGGCCGGCCGGCCGACGGCGGTCTCGGAGGTTTCGGCTGTCCCGGTGGGCGCGACCGCGACCGCGGTCAGCTGTGGCGCGGACTCGCCGGACCGGCCCGACTCCCCGGCCCGCGTGGTCTCTTCGGGCGGCGCGGGCTGCTCCGGGCGCTCCGGCCGTACGGGAACCTGCGTGTACGGCGGCACCCGGAAATCGCGCAGCGTCGCCGTGCGCACCACGGGTCCCTGACCGGTCCCGGCCCCCTGAGTCATCGACCCCTCCACCACCGTCGCGCCTCCGTACACCTCTGGGTCCGCCTGTTCGGGCGGGGCATCCCCACCGGAGGTAGGGGAAGGTCCGCGGTGTCGTGCGCCCATCATAGGAATGCAGCCACCCCTGTGTGACGCACCAGGGGTGGTCAATCCGATTCCACCCACGTTTCGTCGGCTGTTTTCACGCGGATCGCCCGAATTGTGTGATGCGGAGCGTGTCCGTCCGCCTCAGTCCCTGGCGGGAGACCTCGGAGCGCTGACGGTGGTACGGGGCGGGCGCCGCTGGGACGAGGTCCGGACGATCAGCTCCGTCGGTATCACCTGTTCGACGGGACGCCCGGTGTCGGTCCCCTCGATGGCGTCGATGAGCAACTGGACGACGGCGGTGCCGATACGGCGCGGCTTGAGCGAGAGTGTCGTGATGGGCGGCTCGGTGGTCGCGTACACGGTGGACTCGCTGCAGCAGACCAGCAGCAGGTCCTCGGGCACCCGCAGGCCGTAGCGCCGCGCGGCGGCGAGCAGGTCGGTGCCGTTGGGGTCGAAGAGCCCGTACACCGCGTCGGGCCGGTCGGGCCTGGCGAGCAGCCGGTCGGCGGCGACGGCCCCGGCGCAGGGGTCGTGCGCGGGGTAGGACTCGTAGACGGGGTCCTGTCCGACCCGCTCGCACCAGCGCAGATACGCGGTGGTGGAGAGCCGGGTGTACGTGTCGGTGGTGGTCCCGGTGAGCAGCCCGATCCGGCGTGCGCCGGCCGCGGCGAGATGGTCGAGCAGATCGAGTACGGCGGCCTCGTGGTCGTTGTCGACCCAGGCGGTGACGGGGAGGGTGCCGGCCGGGCGGCCGTCGGAGACGACGGGCAGGCCCTGGCGGACGAGCTCGGTGACGACCGGGTCGTGGTCGGAGGGGTCGATGACGACGGTGCCGTCGAGCGCGACGTTCGACCAGACGTCGTGGCGGGAAGTGGCCGGGAGGATGACGAGCGCGTACCCGCGGGCGAGCGCCGCGGAGGTCGCGGCCCGTGCCATCTCGGCGAAGTAGGCGAATTCGGTGAAGGTGAAAGGTTCGTCCCCGTATGTGGTGACGGTCAGGCCGATCAGGCCCGACTTGCCGGTACGGAGGGTTCGGGCCGCGGCGGACGGGCGATAGCCCAGCCGCTCGGCGACTTCTCGGACATGCCGGCGTGTGGCGTCGGGTAACCGTCCCTTGCCGTTGAGCGCGTCGGAGACGGTCGTGATGGAGACACCGGCTGCGGCGGCCACGTCCCGGATGCCCGCCCGACCTTGCCGGCTGCCCCGGCGGGATGTGTCCGTCCGGCTCACCTGGTGTTTCCCTGCTGGTGTCATGGCGAGCCGATAGTAGGGCTCATCAAGGTGGTGGGGCCGGTCGCACATTCACCTCCCAAGAGTCACGTTTCTGCATGATCAACAACGCTTGGAAGGCGTGGAAAACAAGGTCGCTGAGCGATTCGGTTGTGGTCTGTCAAGCGTGGAGCTTGATGGGCCTGGCGACAGTCCGATGTTTCGAAGAGGTCTCAACTCACCCTTATGGGTGACGCACGCCATGGAGTCAGCCACCGGCGCGGGCCGGATGCGCTAGGGCTCCCCCGCTCGGAGCCCGGTCCTCACTTGCCCGGCGGCGCCTCGGGGCCCGTGCGGGGGCCGTCCGGGGCCCGGTTCCGGGAGGGGTATTCGCAGGGCCCGGCAATCCTCTTAGGGTGAGCAGTATTGGTACATCCGCATGAGGTGGGTCGATCATGTGTACGGAGACCCCAGAGCGCCCGAGGAGGACCCCGCGGTGAGCGACACGAGCCCGAAGCTGCGCGCCGAGCTGGACGGCATCCCGACCTACAAGCCGGGCAGGCCGGCGGCGGTGGGCGAGGCCGTCTCGTACAAGCTGTCGTCGAACGAGAACCCC
The nucleotide sequence above comes from Streptomyces sp. NBC_01716. Encoded proteins:
- a CDS encoding metallophosphoesterase, translating into MTQGAGTGQGPVVRTATLRDFRVPPYTQVPVRPERPEQPAPPEETTRAGESGRSGESAPQLTAVAVAPTGTAETSETAVGRPAAATPPGAPAGLGIAPRTDPRGVTFPTPEAAESAPGPTPVATGVSDAPSRPDPRSHAYAGPAIPSQAVTPPVTAAVTPAAPAADVTPTDHPGNAVPRDEVPEGYTPTERDLPVIKRGDTVQVTVAPVPSPGTADGLGPLFVVGDVHGYLDELVAALAEQGLIDGEGSWAAGNTRLWFLGDFTDRGPDGVGVIDLVMRLSAEAAAAGGYCKALMGNHELLLLGARRFGDTPVNSGAGTATFQAAWLLNGGQKTDMERLQDVHLQWMSRLDALVEEDGHLLMHSDTTAYLDYGDSIEDVNDNVRAILTRNDADECWDIFRKLTKRFAFRDNGGSEAARELMAAYGGQRIVHGHSPIPYLLGEVGTEDASDDEENSGPVVDGPHVYADGLAIAMDGGVTMAGKLLVVRLPLHN
- a CDS encoding LacI family DNA-binding transcriptional regulator, which produces MTPAGKHQVSRTDTSRRGSRQGRAGIRDVAAAAGVSITTVSDALNGKGRLPDATRRHVREVAERLGYRPSAAARTLRTGKSGLIGLTVTTYGDEPFTFTEFAYFAEMARAATSAALARGYALVILPATSRHDVWSNVALDGTVVIDPSDHDPVVTELVRQGLPVVSDGRPAGTLPVTAWVDNDHEAAVLDLLDHLAAAGARRIGLLTGTTTDTYTRLSTTAYLRWCERVGQDPVYESYPAHDPCAGAVAADRLLARPDRPDAVYGLFDPNGTDLLAAARRYGLRVPEDLLLVCCSESTVYATTEPPITTLSLKPRRIGTAVVQLLIDAIEGTDTGRPVEQVIPTELIVRTSSQRRPPRTTVSAPRSPARD